The proteins below come from a single Lactobacillus johnsonii genomic window:
- a CDS encoding GNAT family N-acetyltransferase translates to MIRKAKLTDFPLVYPILKQIFDEMDMDTIKALPESQFYDLMKHGFYSPHYRYSHNRMWVETDDLDRPIGLIVMYGYDDQGLIDISLKSAYPKVGLPLDAVIFSDKEALPHEWYLDAIAVSPKHWGKGIGQKLIKIAPEIARQNGYKKISLNVDQDNPRAARLYDYMGFKTTSTMTIGDRMYDHMIKKVN, encoded by the coding sequence ATGATTAGAAAGGCAAAATTAACTGATTTTCCTTTAGTTTATCCAATTTTAAAACAAATCTTTGACGAGATGGATATGGATACTATTAAAGCTCTTCCAGAGAGTCAGTTTTATGATTTAATGAAACATGGCTTTTATTCTCCTCATTATCGTTACTCACATAATCGTATGTGGGTAGAAACCGATGATTTAGATCGACCAATTGGTTTAATAGTAATGTATGGTTATGATGATCAAGGTTTGATTGATATCTCATTAAAAAGTGCATATCCGAAAGTTGGATTACCTCTTGATGCAGTTATTTTTTCAGATAAAGAAGCACTCCCGCATGAATGGTATCTGGATGCTATTGCTGTTTCTCCAAAACATTGGGGGAAAGGAATTGGACAGAAATTAATTAAAATCGCCCCTGAGATAGCACGCCAAAATGGATATAAAAAGATAAGCTTGAATGTTGATCAAGATAATCCTAGAGCTGCTCGCTTGTACGATTATATGGGCTTTAAAACGACTTCTACCATGACGATCGGGGATCGTATGTATGACCATATGATTAAAAAAGTTAATTAA
- the smpB gene encoding SsrA-binding protein SmpB: MKQKADNLIAQNKKASHDYFIKETLEAGIALTGTEIKSIRARRINLRDGYVQIINGSAFLENVHISEYKEGNRYNHDPLRSRRLLLHKKEIARLAGIQAQQGMAIIPLKVYLKHGFAKVLIGVGQGKKQYDKRQTIKKRDQDREIHRKYGI, translated from the coding sequence ATGAAACAAAAAGCAGATAATTTGATTGCTCAAAATAAAAAAGCAAGTCATGATTATTTTATTAAGGAAACTCTTGAAGCCGGAATTGCATTAACTGGAACGGAGATTAAATCAATTCGTGCACGTAGAATTAATTTACGGGACGGATATGTTCAAATTATTAATGGATCTGCTTTTTTAGAAAATGTTCATATTAGTGAATATAAAGAAGGTAATCGCTATAATCATGATCCTTTACGCTCACGGCGCTTATTGCTTCATAAGAAAGAAATCGCTCGTTTAGCTGGAATTCAAGCTCAACAAGGGATGGCAATTATTCCTTTAAAAGTATATTTAAAACATGGATTTGCTAAGGTTTTAATTGGAGTAGGACAAGGTAAGAAGCAATATGATAAACGCCAAACTATTAAAAAGCGTGATCAAGACCGTGAAATTCATCGTAAGTATGGGATTTAG
- the rnr gene encoding ribonuclease R, translating into MTQNERVLADVYETFRHNPQEQYDVDQLENDLSRSQRLNFPDLVKALTFLEHSKKIVTDGQGKYQLNQLNTVAEGTFKANDKGFGFVRFDDESMEDAFIDKHNTKFAIDGDRVKVKIIAGANPWNGKGPEGKIEEITERGVETLVGEFHPYSDEVVKSSGFYGYVVSENRKLKKYKINITDNGVKPQMGDMVKISITKYPDEDQPDEMQGVALLTIGNKNDPGVDIMSIVVDNDIRTDWPEEAMDQANNIPDHVTEEEKSKRVDITDQPAVTIDGDDSKDFDDAVVVWKLPNGNYHLGVHIADVSHYVKEGTPLDKEAFARGNSTYLVDRVIPMLPFRLSNGICSLNEGVERLVLSCDMEITPEGKRVGYRIYPSVMKSHGRLTYNNVNKVLDPNNHEKLEQKYADAAPMLHEMADLHNILYKKRHQRGAIDFEEPEAKIVVDDKGKPTDIVLHERGTAEKMIESFMLMANETVAEDYYKKHTPFLYRVHETPDQEKMQSFFEFVSAFGLNVKADPNDVKPKDLQKIVAKTEGTPEEAVVQMMMLRSLKQAHYSPEPLGHFGLAAKYYTHFTSPIRRYSDLMVHRMIHEYANENMDQDIQKHFKAQLPDVAEQTSTQERKSIDTERSVNDLKMTEFMADKVGQTFDAIVSSVTSFGMFIQLPNTVEGLIHISNLNDDYYNFDEKSLTLTGRNSHKQFKIGMPIKVKLIRADVEQHQLDFEIYDPNAPKRPQRSNNRGKRSFDKGRKNGGNKRNNNTSHVNNGHNFKIRHRKTTAVKSNKK; encoded by the coding sequence ATGACACAGAATGAACGAGTTTTAGCTGATGTTTATGAAACATTTAGACATAATCCTCAAGAACAATATGATGTGGATCAACTTGAAAATGATCTTAGTCGTAGCCAAAGATTGAATTTTCCTGATTTGGTTAAAGCTTTAACTTTTTTAGAGCATAGTAAAAAGATTGTAACTGATGGTCAGGGAAAGTACCAGTTGAATCAATTAAACACTGTTGCTGAAGGTACCTTTAAGGCAAATGATAAAGGATTTGGTTTTGTCAGATTTGATGATGAAAGCATGGAAGATGCCTTTATTGATAAACATAATACTAAATTTGCTATTGATGGGGACCGCGTTAAGGTAAAAATTATTGCTGGTGCTAATCCATGGAATGGCAAAGGTCCAGAAGGTAAAATTGAAGAAATTACTGAACGTGGTGTAGAAACTTTAGTTGGAGAATTTCATCCATACTCTGATGAAGTAGTGAAATCAAGTGGATTTTACGGTTATGTTGTTAGTGAAAATAGAAAATTAAAGAAATATAAAATTAATATCACTGATAATGGTGTTAAGCCACAAATGGGTGATATGGTTAAAATTTCTATTACTAAATATCCTGATGAAGATCAACCAGATGAAATGCAGGGTGTAGCACTTCTCACAATCGGTAATAAGAATGATCCTGGTGTTGATATCATGTCAATTGTTGTTGATAATGATATTCGGACTGATTGGCCTGAAGAAGCAATGGATCAAGCAAATAACATTCCTGATCATGTAACTGAAGAAGAAAAAAGTAAACGGGTTGATATTACCGATCAACCAGCTGTAACAATTGACGGTGACGATTCTAAAGACTTTGATGATGCAGTCGTAGTTTGGAAACTCCCTAATGGTAACTATCACTTAGGAGTACATATAGCTGATGTATCTCATTATGTAAAAGAAGGCACACCGCTAGATAAAGAAGCTTTTGCTCGTGGTAACAGTACATATTTAGTTGATCGTGTTATCCCAATGCTTCCATTTAGATTATCAAATGGTATTTGTTCTCTTAATGAAGGTGTAGAACGTTTAGTTCTATCATGTGATATGGAAATTACCCCAGAAGGTAAACGTGTTGGATATAGAATTTATCCATCAGTTATGAAGTCACATGGACGTTTAACTTACAATAATGTTAATAAAGTTCTTGATCCAAATAATCATGAAAAGTTAGAGCAAAAGTATGCAGATGCAGCCCCAATGCTTCATGAAATGGCCGATTTACATAATATTTTGTATAAAAAACGTCACCAACGTGGGGCTATTGATTTTGAAGAACCAGAAGCAAAAATTGTAGTTGATGATAAGGGTAAGCCAACAGATATTGTTCTTCATGAACGTGGAACTGCTGAAAAGATGATTGAATCCTTTATGTTGATGGCAAATGAAACTGTTGCCGAAGACTACTATAAGAAACATACACCTTTCCTTTATCGTGTACATGAAACTCCAGATCAAGAAAAAATGCAATCATTCTTTGAGTTTGTAAGTGCATTTGGACTAAACGTAAAGGCTGATCCAAATGATGTAAAGCCAAAGGATTTGCAAAAGATTGTAGCTAAAACCGAGGGTACACCTGAAGAAGCTGTTGTTCAAATGATGATGCTTCGTAGCTTAAAGCAAGCACATTATTCTCCTGAACCACTGGGTCACTTTGGGTTAGCAGCTAAGTACTATACTCACTTTACTTCCCCAATTCGTCGCTATTCTGATTTAATGGTCCACCGTATGATTCATGAATATGCAAATGAAAATATGGATCAAGATATTCAAAAGCACTTTAAGGCTCAACTTCCAGATGTTGCTGAACAAACTTCAACACAAGAAAGAAAATCAATTGATACTGAACGAAGTGTGAACGATCTCAAGATGACTGAGTTTATGGCTGATAAAGTTGGTCAAACATTTGATGCAATTGTTTCCTCAGTAACAAGTTTCGGAATGTTTATTCAATTGCCAAATACTGTTGAAGGTTTAATTCATATTTCTAATTTAAACGATGACTACTATAATTTTGATGAAAAATCATTAACCTTAACTGGACGTAATTCACATAAGCAGTTTAAGATTGGGATGCCAATAAAAGTTAAGTTGATTAGAGCTGATGTGGAACAACATCAATTAGACTTTGAAATTTATGATCCGAATGCCCCAAAGCGTCCTCAAAGAAGTAATAATCGTGGAAAACGTAGCTTTGATAAAGGACGTAAAAATGGTGGAAACAAGAGAAATAACAATACTTCTCACGTAAATAATGGCCATAATTTTAAGATTCGTCATCGCAAAACAACAGCTGTCAAGTCCAATAAAAAATAA
- the secG gene encoding preprotein translocase subunit SecG — MYNIVMTLLIIVSFLIIIATLMQPQKQQDALNALSGGAVFGGQTKKRGFEALMERITAVLLVLFFALALILAVLSSK; from the coding sequence TTGTATAATATCGTCATGACGCTACTCATCATTGTTAGCTTTTTAATTATTATTGCTACGTTGATGCAGCCGCAAAAGCAACAAGATGCCTTAAACGCATTGTCCGGCGGTGCAGTATTTGGCGGCCAGACAAAGAAGCGTGGATTTGAAGCATTAATGGAAAGGATTACCGCTGTATTATTGGTTCTCTTTTTTGCTCTTGCTTTGATCTTGGCAGTACTTTCATCCAAGTAA
- the eno gene encoding phosphopyruvate hydratase, translating into MSVITDIHAREVLDSRGNPTVEAEVYTELGGFGRAIVPSGASTGEHEAVELRDGDKSRFLGQGVLTAVENVNGEIAKAVIGLDVTDQRLIDQTMIDLDGTPNKGRLGANAMLAVSLASARAAADELGLPLYEYLGGPNAHVLPTPMMNVINGGKHADNNVDIQEFMIMPVGAKSLHEAVRMGAETFHTLKSLLQERGESTAVGDEGGFAPNLKNNEEPFEILVEAIQRAGYKPGQDISIAFDCAASEFYNKDTKKYVTVADGREYTAEEWTSLMEDIVDKYPVISIEDPLDENDWEGWKVFTERLGDKVQIVGDDLFVTNTNYLEKGIKMGVANSILIKLNQIGTLTETFEAIEMAKEAGYTAVVSHRSGETEDTTIADLVVATNAGQIKTGSMSRTDRIAKYNQLMRIEEALGSTAQYKGIHSFYNLHKQF; encoded by the coding sequence ATGTCTGTTATTACTGATATTCACGCACGTGAAGTTCTTGACTCTCGTGGTAATCCAACTGTTGAAGCTGAAGTTTACACTGAATTAGGTGGCTTTGGTCGTGCTATCGTACCATCTGGTGCTTCTACTGGTGAACATGAAGCAGTAGAATTACGTGATGGTGACAAGTCTCGTTTTCTTGGTCAAGGTGTTTTAACTGCTGTTGAAAACGTTAATGGTGAAATTGCAAAAGCTGTTATTGGCTTAGATGTAACTGATCAACGTTTAATTGACCAAACTATGATTGACCTTGACGGTACTCCAAACAAGGGTCGTTTAGGTGCTAACGCTATGTTGGCTGTTTCATTAGCAAGTGCACGTGCTGCAGCTGATGAATTAGGTTTACCTTTATACGAATACTTAGGTGGACCAAACGCTCATGTTTTACCAACTCCAATGATGAATGTTATTAACGGTGGTAAGCACGCCGATAACAACGTTGATATCCAAGAATTCATGATTATGCCAGTTGGTGCTAAGTCTCTTCATGAAGCTGTTCGTATGGGTGCAGAAACTTTCCATACTTTGAAGAGCTTGCTTCAAGAACGTGGTGAATCAACTGCTGTAGGTGACGAAGGTGGTTTTGCACCAAACTTGAAGAACAACGAAGAACCATTTGAAATTTTAGTTGAAGCTATTCAACGTGCTGGCTACAAGCCTGGTCAAGATATTTCTATTGCATTTGACTGTGCAGCTTCTGAATTCTACAACAAGGATACTAAGAAGTATGTGACTGTTGCTGACGGCCGTGAATACACTGCTGAAGAATGGACTTCACTTATGGAAGACATCGTTGACAAATACCCAGTTATTTCCATTGAAGATCCTTTGGACGAAAACGATTGGGAAGGTTGGAAAGTCTTCACTGAACGTTTAGGTGATAAGGTACAAATCGTTGGTGACGATTTATTCGTAACTAACACTAACTACCTTGAAAAGGGTATTAAGATGGGTGTTGCTAACTCAATCTTAATTAAGCTTAACCAAATCGGTACTTTGACTGAAACTTTTGAAGCTATTGAAATGGCTAAGGAAGCAGGCTACACTGCTGTTGTTTCTCACCGTTCTGGTGAAACTGAAGATACTACAATTGCTGATTTAGTTGTTGCAACTAATGCTGGTCAAATTAAGACTGGTTCAATGTCAAGAACTGATCGAATTGCTAAGTACAACCAATTAATGAGAATTGAAGAAGCTTTGGGTTCAACTGCTCAATACAAAGGAATTCACAGTTTCTACAACTTACACAAACAATTTTAA